The Gemmatimonadota bacterium genome includes a window with the following:
- a CDS encoding NHL repeat-containing protein yields the protein MESRILSTAFVVLLAPTVLGASSAEQDSADHGAYFVARHEASLQSLPDSPGFRAPEGVSTDPLGQVFVADTGNHRVCLFSPAGRFVRELGGYGWDDGEFVDPTDVCARGGFRLFVVDFGNDRIQEFSISDESPVGVVFPFRAGAGFSDEELVRPVRMDTDAEGRLYFSDALSHCVWVFAPTGEPVGKLGGLGEEPGRFRDPAGVAVGPDGRVFVVDRGNRRIQVFDALGNWRASWQGGEGFVDPTGIDVGARGNVFVADAGAARVRIFTPAGVPLFSFGERGDAPGRFLAPVDVAVAEDGRVFVVDREREAVEVFRILTETRAR from the coding sequence GTGGAATCCCGGATCCTCTCCACCGCTTTCGTAGTCCTGCTGGCTCCGACTGTGCTCGGTGCTTCTTCCGCAGAGCAGGACTCCGCCGACCACGGCGCGTACTTCGTGGCACGCCACGAGGCGTCGCTCCAGTCGCTGCCGGACTCCCCCGGGTTTCGCGCGCCGGAGGGAGTCTCCACCGATCCCCTGGGGCAGGTGTTCGTCGCGGACACCGGGAATCATCGTGTGTGTCTCTTCTCTCCGGCCGGGCGTTTCGTGCGGGAGCTCGGCGGCTACGGATGGGACGACGGGGAGTTCGTCGACCCGACGGATGTCTGTGCCCGAGGAGGGTTTCGGCTCTTCGTCGTGGATTTCGGGAATGACCGGATTCAAGAGTTCTCCATCTCGGATGAGTCGCCGGTGGGCGTTGTGTTTCCGTTTCGCGCCGGGGCGGGTTTCTCCGACGAAGAACTCGTGCGGCCCGTGCGGATGGACACCGATGCGGAGGGGCGTCTCTACTTTTCGGATGCGTTGTCGCATTGCGTCTGGGTTTTCGCGCCGACCGGGGAGCCGGTCGGCAAGCTCGGCGGGCTCGGTGAGGAGCCGGGGCGCTTTCGTGACCCCGCTGGCGTGGCGGTCGGTCCGGACGGGCGCGTCTTTGTCGTGGATCGAGGGAATCGCCGGATCCAGGTCTTCGACGCGCTCGGAAACTGGCGAGCCTCCTGGCAGGGCGGCGAGGGCTTCGTGGATCCGACGGGGATCGATGTGGGCGCTCGCGGAAATGTGTTCGTGGCCGACGCGGGGGCCGCGCGAGTGCGCATCTTCACCCCGGCGGGAGTGCCGCTCTTTTCCTTTGGCGAGCGGGGCGACGCTCCCGGCCGGTTCCTGGCTCCCGTGGATGTGGCGGTCGCGGAGGACGGGCGAGTCTTTGTCGTGGATCGAGAGCGCGAAGCCGTGGAGGTCTTCCGCATCCTGACGGAAACCCGCGCCCGTTGA
- a CDS encoding PorV/PorQ family protein, protein MRKILSVLAVVLLVPVAAGAVSESVTPWLLFSMGARASGMGGAHITEASGADGVYWNPANLGYIRGPSLTGMHFAPVPDLTDDVYFEYASYAKWMEGIGGVGGNIMFLTYGTSEATDASGIRLREFTSWEMGIGGGWGTEISSHFAAGAGAKILLSYLSPEIGELEEGQGITWAIDMGVHGHDLGPWGLRWALAIQNMGPALKFVDNGSPNPLPLNFRMGLGVTPFENDVHRISVVADVNKVLVRQRGGTGTEEFSVDPAWKALFTAWTDESLSDEFKDIIYNYGMEYSFADFVFLRAGWVHDQTGDITDYTYGIGVSYASARIDFAGYPQATGLDDVKRFSLSYEF, encoded by the coding sequence ATGCGGAAGATTCTCAGTGTTCTGGCGGTGGTTCTTCTGGTCCCGGTGGCGGCGGGGGCCGTTTCCGAATCGGTGACTCCATGGCTTCTGTTCAGCATGGGAGCCCGGGCCTCGGGAATGGGCGGCGCGCACATTACCGAAGCGAGCGGTGCGGATGGTGTCTACTGGAACCCGGCGAATCTCGGGTACATCCGGGGTCCGTCGCTGACAGGCATGCACTTCGCGCCGGTCCCGGACCTCACGGACGATGTCTACTTCGAGTACGCATCGTACGCGAAATGGATGGAGGGCATCGGAGGAGTCGGCGGGAACATCATGTTTCTGACCTACGGGACCAGCGAGGCGACGGATGCCTCGGGGATTCGCCTGCGCGAGTTCACATCCTGGGAGATGGGGATCGGCGGCGGCTGGGGAACGGAGATTTCGTCTCACTTCGCGGCGGGCGCGGGGGCGAAGATCCTGTTGAGTTATCTTTCCCCGGAGATCGGAGAACTGGAAGAGGGGCAGGGAATCACCTGGGCCATCGACATGGGCGTTCACGGTCATGATCTCGGACCGTGGGGCCTGCGCTGGGCTCTGGCCATTCAGAACATGGGGCCTGCGCTGAAGTTCGTGGACAACGGAAGCCCCAATCCGCTTCCACTCAACTTCCGCATGGGGCTGGGCGTGACTCCCTTCGAGAATGATGTGCATCGAATCTCGGTGGTCGCGGATGTGAACAAGGTGCTCGTCCGGCAGCGCGGAGGGACCGGGACGGAGGAGTTCTCGGTGGACCCGGCGTGGAAGGCGCTCTTCACGGCATGGACGGACGAGAGCCTCAGTGACGAGTTCAAGGACATCATCTACAACTACGGCATGGAGTACTCCTTCGCGGATTTCGTGTTCCTTCGAGCCGGGTGGGTTCATGATCAGACGGGAGACATCACCGACTACACCTACGGGATCGGGGTCTCCTACGCGTCGGCACGAATCGATTTTGCCGGGTACCCTCAGGCCACAGGACTCGACGATGTGAAGAGGTTCTCTCTTTCGTACGAGTTCTAA
- a CDS encoding FG-GAP-like repeat-containing protein, with amino-acid sequence MDERSRERTGRSLRPLLTLALLIALGAVSMGPPNGARAGKLPAAGYPGKGNSRANEASLRSAEGVERRHRRLDLDLGPVTPVFARRALERRPSFTRDGGETLVVKAAALRIEFAEDSKGDLTTGDGRMMRENPDPATIFIDPPPHDDAFFQAHMEALQRYWLSMSYGNIKIEGTVFPRNQRWGAYELPDMADYGPETEDDFFTVEGLTNLFRDAIVAADADSDLVWADWDIFFVMHAGSDWQNDVFQNSPYDLPTFSISLTDSDVVVTDTADTITTGMVFPETSSQDGFLTALNGGIAHETGHQLGLFDIYNVERFTPTVAYYDLMDSGNLTRVMLMTPAQDDTVEVVGVLPSAVGAWSRWLLLYQFGISPVTVTEDFPRAKLRAIQDPSRGLPPGTAKWYELPISATEYFLVENRVDNLDGGSLETGFNTALDQDDSTGVVLGPIDATTEEVSHNYDLLIDPGVLIWHIDERQILANFAAGRGINVLYDKRGVTIEEADGIVDIGSPYSYFPMGTDRETFHADNNADFTPHTRPNSDSNLGTASSISIRNIGPRDSTVTMDFGFSSKPRGWPVQVGSYGSGGATAPVIADVDADGLGEVAVFADSSVFLFRHADTDGDGEVNPAGSWPAPAPPGRVNGALQASPAMGDVDGDGRLEVVAYTDSGAVYCWNDDGTPVAAADSAGQVLFLGAAGRPTTPVVPADLDGDGTDEVYAATLAGHLVGYDLSGGALATNFSKPLLGSVAVDSLFPTLAFGDLNDDGLLDGLVAYQHGDSVHIQRFNAQGRRILRIGHAMDEPESGTVFVGIADMDRTPGVNDSEILLATEGGWMALLDRDGAMMNGWPLRVDAPIGGAPAFGDVDGDGLLEIAVPSGEGTCHLFNYNGTHPPGWPIQIETVDHPPTGLPLPGAAIADVDGDGRQDVVLGAPDFTVRAYSGSGILLEAFPIPVGGPMASVPAVADADGDGRMELFARCTDGRVYAWTTGGFASRTNPAWPMLGGGPGLHGSYPAERLPLFPDEEGGVLAGPVTIYPNPAFDSHGSVTVRYTLGPSPDPSTQVRLTVYDLSGAEMLSLSGPTLSATENVITFPVADLASGVYLCSVQALSGTREEQITQKLAVIR; translated from the coding sequence TTGGACGAGAGAAGTCGGGAGCGAACGGGCCGAAGCCTGCGGCCGCTCCTCACGCTGGCGCTGTTGATTGCGCTGGGCGCAGTCAGTATGGGACCGCCGAATGGCGCCCGCGCGGGGAAGCTCCCTGCAGCCGGCTACCCCGGGAAGGGAAACTCCCGCGCGAATGAAGCCTCCCTCCGATCGGCCGAGGGAGTGGAGCGTCGTCACCGGCGGCTGGATCTGGATCTGGGGCCGGTCACACCGGTCTTCGCGCGGCGTGCGCTGGAGCGGCGTCCGTCCTTCACGCGGGACGGAGGCGAGACGCTGGTCGTGAAAGCGGCGGCACTCCGGATTGAGTTCGCGGAGGACTCCAAGGGAGACCTCACGACCGGGGACGGCCGGATGATGCGCGAAAACCCGGACCCCGCGACCATTTTCATCGATCCGCCTCCGCACGATGATGCGTTCTTCCAGGCGCACATGGAGGCGCTGCAGCGGTACTGGCTCTCCATGAGCTACGGGAACATCAAGATCGAGGGTACCGTCTTCCCGAGAAACCAGCGCTGGGGCGCGTACGAACTTCCGGACATGGCGGACTACGGCCCGGAAACCGAAGACGACTTCTTCACTGTGGAAGGACTCACGAATCTCTTCCGCGATGCCATCGTGGCCGCCGATGCAGACTCCGATCTCGTCTGGGCCGATTGGGACATCTTCTTCGTCATGCACGCGGGAAGTGACTGGCAGAACGATGTCTTTCAGAATTCCCCCTACGACCTCCCCACATTCTCGATCTCGCTGACTGACTCCGATGTGGTCGTTACCGATACGGCGGACACCATTACCACAGGCATGGTCTTCCCGGAGACCTCTTCGCAGGACGGGTTTCTGACGGCGCTGAATGGCGGGATCGCTCACGAGACGGGGCACCAGCTCGGACTCTTCGACATCTACAATGTGGAGAGGTTCACCCCGACCGTCGCCTACTACGACCTGATGGACAGCGGGAATCTCACTCGCGTCATGCTGATGACTCCCGCGCAGGATGACACCGTGGAGGTGGTCGGCGTCTTGCCGTCCGCCGTGGGAGCGTGGTCGAGGTGGCTCTTGCTGTACCAGTTCGGGATCAGTCCTGTCACCGTGACCGAGGACTTCCCGCGCGCGAAGCTCCGTGCCATCCAGGATCCGTCGCGGGGGCTGCCTCCCGGCACCGCCAAGTGGTACGAACTGCCGATCAGTGCGACGGAGTACTTCCTGGTGGAGAATCGAGTGGACAACCTGGATGGCGGGAGTCTTGAAACCGGGTTCAACACGGCTCTCGATCAGGACGACTCCACCGGAGTGGTTCTCGGTCCGATCGACGCCACTACCGAAGAGGTCAGTCACAACTACGATCTCCTGATCGATCCCGGGGTGCTGATCTGGCACATCGACGAGCGGCAGATTCTGGCGAACTTCGCGGCGGGACGCGGAATCAATGTTCTCTACGACAAGCGGGGGGTGACGATCGAGGAGGCTGACGGGATCGTGGACATCGGGAGCCCGTATTCGTACTTCCCCATGGGAACGGACCGCGAGACCTTCCATGCGGACAACAACGCGGACTTCACACCCCATACGCGCCCGAACTCGGACAGCAATCTCGGAACTGCGTCGAGTATCTCCATCAGGAACATCGGCCCCCGGGACAGCACCGTCACGATGGACTTCGGGTTCTCCTCCAAGCCGCGCGGATGGCCGGTGCAGGTGGGGAGCTACGGCAGCGGGGGCGCGACAGCGCCGGTGATTGCCGATGTGGATGCGGATGGTCTCGGAGAGGTTGCGGTGTTCGCAGACAGTTCCGTCTTCCTCTTCCGGCATGCGGACACGGACGGAGACGGAGAAGTGAATCCGGCCGGTTCGTGGCCCGCGCCAGCGCCTCCCGGGCGCGTGAATGGAGCTCTTCAGGCATCTCCCGCGATGGGCGATGTGGATGGAGACGGCCGGCTGGAGGTCGTCGCGTATACGGATTCGGGTGCCGTGTACTGCTGGAACGACGATGGCACGCCCGTGGCCGCCGCGGACTCGGCGGGGCAGGTGCTGTTTCTCGGGGCGGCTGGCCGCCCGACGACCCCGGTCGTGCCTGCCGATCTGGACGGCGACGGTACGGACGAAGTCTATGCGGCGACGCTCGCGGGTCACCTTGTGGGCTATGACCTGTCGGGGGGTGCGCTCGCCACGAACTTCTCCAAACCGCTCCTTGGTTCGGTGGCGGTGGATTCCCTGTTCCCGACGCTGGCGTTCGGAGATCTGAACGACGACGGCCTTCTCGACGGGCTCGTGGCGTATCAGCATGGTGACAGCGTTCACATTCAGCGATTCAACGCGCAGGGGCGGCGGATTCTCCGGATTGGACACGCGATGGACGAACCGGAGAGCGGTACCGTCTTCGTCGGGATTGCGGACATGGACCGCACGCCCGGCGTGAACGATTCCGAGATCCTTCTGGCCACCGAGGGTGGGTGGATGGCGCTTCTCGATCGAGACGGCGCGATGATGAATGGCTGGCCGCTTCGAGTGGACGCCCCGATCGGAGGAGCCCCCGCCTTCGGCGATGTGGACGGGGACGGGCTCTTGGAGATTGCCGTTCCATCGGGAGAGGGGACCTGCCACTTGTTCAACTACAACGGAACTCATCCGCCGGGGTGGCCGATTCAGATTGAGACCGTGGATCACCCGCCGACCGGCCTGCCTCTCCCGGGAGCGGCCATTGCGGATGTGGATGGCGACGGGCGGCAGGATGTGGTCCTCGGCGCTCCGGACTTCACCGTGCGTGCGTACAGCGGGTCGGGGATCCTGCTGGAGGCATTCCCGATTCCGGTCGGTGGCCCGATGGCATCCGTCCCGGCGGTGGCCGATGCGGACGGGGATGGTCGTATGGAACTGTTCGCACGATGCACCGACGGGAGAGTCTATGCCTGGACCACGGGCGGCTTTGCATCGCGGACCAATCCCGCATGGCCCATGCTGGGCGGTGGGCCGGGACTCCACGGATCGTATCCGGCGGAGCGGCTTCCCCTCTTCCCGGATGAGGAGGGCGGAGTTCTGGCCGGTCCGGTCACCATCTACCCGAATCCCGCATTCGACAGCCACGGAAGCGTGACCGTTCGGTATACGCTCGGGCCAAGTCCGGATCCGTCGACGCAGGTGCGGCTCACCGTGTACGACCTCTCCGGCGCGGAGATGTTGAGCCTTTCGGGACCGACGCTGTCCGCGACGGAGAATGTGATCACTTTCCCGGTGGCCGACCTTGCGAGCGGGGTGTACCTGTGCTCCGTGCAGGCGCTGTCCGGAACGCGGGAAGAACAGATTACGCAGAAACTGGCGGTGATCCGATGA
- a CDS encoding BamA/TamA family outer membrane protein: MVRRVGGMVKVFAAMIALSAGAVRADGLRAIVLEGSLPADSASVAALLPWTKDGPLPDGAPQEAARLVERALRDAGWWGAIVRGEMRGSPPDTLVLHGESGEPVVVGEVRLRGHRVLAAEEILARVDLRAGAVFDATALRRDAARVLRAYSERGHPLARVYPSRFEKRDDGRLLFTLRIGEGPRTYIESVRVFGECETSASVIARLGGVRPGDRWNVARVEEMATRLRREGLFESVSEPRVVRGSRDDRVGLELEIREGPASSFFGVLGYTPASGGGGELVGLVDLSLGNILGTARRAGLRLERSGGGVQDFAFRFREPWIPGTSLSLEGGAAQSVRDTLYSRTDLDLTLGIPLGARSVASVVVDRRRSSFTEATGDRVSETSVGGAASVSFEGRDRRFNPGSGGQARILVGSRRAAAGERRTRLEAGVHALHPFGRRWVFSQEAGARGVRQAAGSVPLYAQYWVGGTNTVRGYEEERFHGDIVWWTRTELRYRVGRLSRVFAFVDVGGARSAAAGLPAAWDTFPGGGFGAALESAGSGVVRIEFAMGRGDAFSEAKVHAGLEREF, from the coding sequence ATGGTTCGTCGGGTGGGTGGCATGGTCAAAGTGTTCGCCGCGATGATCGCGCTCAGCGCGGGTGCGGTCCGCGCGGACGGGCTTCGGGCGATCGTGCTGGAGGGAAGCCTCCCGGCGGATTCCGCTTCGGTGGCAGCACTTCTGCCGTGGACAAAGGACGGGCCGCTTCCCGATGGCGCCCCGCAGGAAGCCGCGCGCCTTGTCGAGCGGGCGCTGCGCGACGCGGGCTGGTGGGGGGCGATCGTGCGCGGGGAGATGCGCGGGTCGCCGCCGGATACGCTCGTTCTGCACGGGGAGTCGGGCGAGCCGGTCGTTGTGGGCGAAGTCCGTCTGCGCGGTCACCGCGTTCTGGCCGCCGAGGAGATCCTGGCGCGTGTGGACCTCCGCGCCGGGGCCGTCTTTGACGCGACCGCTCTGCGGAGAGATGCCGCGCGGGTTCTGCGTGCGTACTCCGAGCGCGGGCACCCGCTGGCGCGCGTCTATCCGAGCCGTTTCGAAAAGCGGGATGACGGTCGACTCCTCTTCACCCTGCGAATCGGTGAAGGCCCCCGAACCTACATTGAGTCCGTGCGCGTCTTCGGCGAGTGTGAGACTTCGGCTTCGGTGATTGCGCGACTGGGCGGTGTTCGCCCTGGCGATCGGTGGAATGTCGCTCGCGTGGAGGAGATGGCGACGCGTCTCCGCCGGGAGGGACTCTTCGAATCGGTGTCGGAGCCGCGAGTCGTGCGGGGGAGCCGGGATGACCGCGTGGGTCTGGAGCTGGAGATTCGCGAAGGTCCGGCCAGTTCCTTCTTCGGTGTGCTGGGGTACACCCCCGCGAGCGGCGGTGGCGGGGAACTCGTCGGCCTGGTGGACCTGTCGCTCGGGAACATCCTGGGAACCGCACGTCGGGCCGGCCTGCGTCTGGAGCGGAGCGGCGGCGGCGTGCAGGACTTCGCGTTTCGATTCCGCGAACCCTGGATCCCCGGGACTTCCCTGTCGCTGGAGGGGGGCGCGGCGCAGTCCGTACGCGATACGCTGTATTCGCGGACGGATCTCGACTTGACGCTGGGGATTCCGCTGGGGGCGCGTTCGGTGGCGTCCGTTGTGGTGGATCGTCGCCGGAGTTCTTTCACGGAGGCCACCGGTGACCGGGTCAGCGAGACCTCTGTGGGAGGTGCGGCTTCCGTGTCGTTCGAAGGACGGGATCGGCGATTCAATCCCGGGAGCGGGGGACAGGCGCGCATTCTGGTCGGGTCGCGGCGGGCGGCTGCCGGAGAGCGCCGGACGCGTTTGGAAGCGGGCGTACACGCGCTGCACCCGTTCGGGCGACGGTGGGTATTCTCTCAGGAGGCCGGGGCGAGAGGTGTGCGCCAGGCGGCGGGCTCGGTTCCCCTGTACGCGCAATACTGGGTGGGCGGAACGAACACGGTGCGCGGTTATGAAGAGGAACGATTCCACGGAGACATCGTATGGTGGACGCGGACCGAGTTGCGTTATCGTGTGGGGCGGCTGTCGCGGGTGTTCGCTTTCGTGGATGTCGGAGGCGCGCGCTCCGCCGCCGCAGGTCTCCCGGCCGCGTGGGACACTTTCCCGGGCGGAGGGTTTGGCGCGGCGCTGGAGTCGGCGGGGTCGGGTGTGGTGCGGATTGAGTTTGCGATGGGGCGCGGCGACGCCTTTTCCGAAGCGAAGGTTCACGCGGGGCTGGAACGCGAGTTTTGA